Genomic DNA from Oligoflexia bacterium:
TGCTAATAAATTTATCTACAGCCAACCCATAAGCCCTTATCATATCTATCCGCTTAATATTCCCTATGACTCCTTATTTTTATACCCAACTTTAAAAAAATTGGAACAACAAATAAACAACTCAACACTATCAAGGTCTGGTATCATCTCATCTTATATTGGCCTAGTTCACCTCATCAACTATATAAAGCATAATAGCAGCTCTTCACTTAATACCTCTGAATATTACTTAAAAAAAGCTGCAAATATTATTAATACTCATGAAAAAACTTATTTATTTCTTGGAATTCTTTTTCATTATAAAAATAATATTCAAACATCAAACCAATACTTAAATAAAAGTTATGCTTTACAAGAAAATGACAGTAATACATTGTTCTGGTTTGCAAAAAATAATTTAACCCGGAAGCAAAATGATTTAGCTGCTAAAACTTTAAACCAGCTTAAACATGATAAAACATGGCAATGGCCCGCAAGTAATTTATTAGCTCTTATTTTACTTGAAAAAAAACAACATAGCCAAGCAATATCCACATTAGGAGGATTACTGCAATTAGACCCTAATCATTTTAGTGCTTGGCATACGCTAAATATAATAGAGTTTTAATATAACCAGTTTTATAATTGCATTATCATTTTGTTTTGACTTCATACCTGCTTTCACCTAAAACGAATCACATGAAAGTTTTGGTTATTGGAAAAGGTGGAAGAGAACATGCTATATGTTGGGCAGTCAATGATGACCCAAAAGTTAATACTTTTTATGCTTATCCTGGAAGCTATGGCATTTTCAAATTAGATAAATCTCAAAAGGTGGATATTAAAAGTTCAGCATCATATGAAGATCTCGCATTATGGGCAAAAAAAAACAGTATAGACTTAACCATTGTAGGTCCTGAAGAACCTTTAAATAAAGGTATCGTTAATACATTCAAGCAACATAATTTAAAAATTTTTGGCCCTAGCAAAGAAGCTGCCCAACTTGAGTCATCCAAATATTTTGCAAAAGAAATAATGCAAAAAGCTAATATTCCTACTGGAGGCTTTCAAATAACAAAAAACTACCAAGAAGCTCAAAAACTTATTCAAAATAACCAGACTTATCCAAAAGTATTAAAATACGATGGTTTAGCTGCTGGAAAAGGGGTAGTAATTTGCCAATCAAAACAAGAAGCAATAGATTTTTGCGATAAAGTCTTCAATCAACATATTTTTGGTGAAACTCCATGCCCTATTATTTTTGAAGAATTTCTTGATGGTCCAGAGCTATCTTTTTTTTCACTTTGTCATGAAAAAAATTTTTATTTTTTTGGGGATGCGCAAGACCATAAAAGATTGCTTAACAATGATCAAGGCCCAAATACAGGTGGGATGGGAGCATACACACCAACACTTCTTATGAATGAGGAGTTGAAAAACACAATAGAACAAACCATTATCAAGCCCTTACTTACACAGTTGTATCAAGAAAACATTCCATATACTGGCTTCTTATATGTTGGTTTAATTCTAACCCAACATGGCCCTAAAGTTGTTGAATTCAATGTTCGTCTAGGCGATCCAGAAGCTCAATGTCTTCTTCACCGTCTTAAAACACCGTTTGCTCAGTTGTGTAATTCAGTATTAAGCAATCAACCAGTATCAATAACATGGAATGAGAAGAAGTCATTTGTTTTAACCCTAGCTTCAAAAAATTACCCTTATCAATCTTCAAACCCAGAAATAATTTCAATAATAAATCCTATATTAGAAAGCTGTAGGATTTATCACAGCGGTACAGAATTAAATGATTCAACATTAATGGCTACAGGTGGAAGAGTTTTATCTATAGCAAGTTTGGGTAAAAGCTATCAACAAGCAGCTCAAAATGCTTATAAATGTGTAAAAGAACATATAAACTTTAATGGCATGCAATTCAGAACAGATATTGGTAAACAGGCCATTGAAAAAGAATTTAGCACAGAACAATAGTTGATTGCTAAATCAATATATCAAAAGCTTTTCAATTAAAAACTGAGTAATTAAATCAACGTAACTTTTACAGCCAGAGTCATTGAAACAATCAATCTTATAAGTTTCACATACATCTTTTGTAGACTGACCAAAAGCAATATAATTGATTTTTTTTTCATAACTGCTTAAAATTTTATCTTGATATGCATGGACAGCTGAGGGTGATGCAAAAAAGATAACTTTGTTATTATCATTATTCTCATTTAAATAATTTAATAACTCTATTGATGATAAATCATCAATATCTGTCTCATAAACCACTTTACAATGTCCTGTAAATTTTCCGGATTTTAAAAAGCGGCTTATTTTTTCCTCTGCTTTATTTGAATGCAAATAAAGAATTGAGTCTTTATCTGTTGCAATTTTTGACAAAACGTCAATAACACCATTTTGACCTTGCAGTTGTTTAGAAAAAAATACTTCAGCATTAATTTCTTTTTTCAAAAAACTAGCAACTTTTTCACCAGAAACAATGATTTTTTTTTGTGACACAATGTCAATAAGATCCTTATATTGCTTTATGATCTCT
This window encodes:
- the purD gene encoding phosphoribosylamine--glycine ligase — protein: MKVLVIGKGGREHAICWAVNDDPKVNTFYAYPGSYGIFKLDKSQKVDIKSSASYEDLALWAKKNSIDLTIVGPEEPLNKGIVNTFKQHNLKIFGPSKEAAQLESSKYFAKEIMQKANIPTGGFQITKNYQEAQKLIQNNQTYPKVLKYDGLAAGKGVVICQSKQEAIDFCDKVFNQHIFGETPCPIIFEEFLDGPELSFFSLCHEKNFYFFGDAQDHKRLLNNDQGPNTGGMGAYTPTLLMNEELKNTIEQTIIKPLLTQLYQENIPYTGFLYVGLILTQHGPKVVEFNVRLGDPEAQCLLHRLKTPFAQLCNSVLSNQPVSITWNEKKSFVLTLASKNYPYQSSNPEIISIINPILESCRIYHSGTELNDSTLMATGGRVLSIASLGKSYQQAAQNAYKCVKEHINFNGMQFRTDIGKQAIEKEFSTEQ
- a CDS encoding uroporphyrinogen-III synthase, with amino-acid sequence MNKIEIIFTGAVDEQSIDKILKSYPDVEIKQFNLLKFSKVINNKNLKKYYDAASSSSIVCITSKKTIEIIKQYKDLIDIVSQKKIIVSGEKVASFLKKEINAEVFFSKQLQGQNGVIDVLSKIATDKDSILYLHSNKAEEKISRFLKSGKFTGHCKVVYETDIDDLSSIELLNYLNENNDNNKVIFFASPSAVHAYQDKILSSYEKKINYIAFGQSTKDVCETYKIDCFNDSGCKSYVDLITQFLIEKLLIY